In the Drosophila takahashii strain IR98-3 E-12201 chromosome 3R, DtakHiC1v2, whole genome shotgun sequence genome, one interval contains:
- the LOC108055330 gene encoding LOW QUALITY PROTEIN: uncharacterized protein (The sequence of the model RefSeq protein was modified relative to this genomic sequence to represent the inferred CDS: inserted 1 base in 1 codon), with translation MILKSLKHTYQGKFKMRITWRTFPKLLIVVPLLHFYLAHCVQAESEEHKRRKESEQPNGQNXNIAWLMRQGMLRKPWVDTLYGSSMARK, from the exons ATGATACTTAAATCTTTGAAACACACATATCAaggcaaatttaaaatgaGGATTACCTGGCGAACGTTTCCCAAATTGCTAATTGTGGTGCCATTGCTGCACTTTTACCTGGCCCACTGTGTTCAGGCCGAATCAGAGGAGCACAAGCGCCGCAAAGAATcgg AGCAACCTAATGGACAGA TGAATATCGCCTGGCTGATGAGGCAGGGGATGTTGCGAAAACCCTGGGTGGACACCCTGTACGGAAGCTCGATGGCGAGGAAGTAA